Genomic segment of Odontesthes bonariensis isolate fOdoBon6 chromosome 10, fOdoBon6.hap1, whole genome shotgun sequence:
AGAATGGAGTGAGATTATGAGATTATCATGAATAGTGTTCCACAAATTAAAGAACAATTGACTAATTTGCGAATTTGATGTAACTTGCCTTGTTACAAGGTGAAAAGCGCGCAGCCGTCCTAGCAGAGAGACCATAGCCCCTCTTACTCCCGGGGGTCTTCTGTAAATCGTAAACGATGGTGCCAAACTGAGggaaattaaaatatataaggCATGTGTTGGACTAATGGCCGACAAGTTTCTATTTAATAACTCTTAAGTATAAAAGTGATGTAAAACATTTCTACATAGGACTGTACTTAATACTTCAGTTCATAAACACCTTTTCTGGTATTAACAAAAGAATTTCAAAGTTTTAAAGACACAAACTTCATGGTTGTTATAACAGCCAGGGCCGAGATGTGGCGCTTCCAGTCGTAACAGTTCGTTTCCCAGTCGGTCTGCCGCGTAATGGAGGGGGAACAGTTTCCTTTCCTGGGAGCTGCCAAATATTACCTTATGAGCCGAAACCGCTGGCATTTGAGAGATAACTTCTTGTCAAGGAAGTACTGGAAACTAAACGAgacggtgaaaaaaaaaaaagcttgcacAGTCAGCTTGGTCGCTGCCTTCCTCAGTGCAGTCTCACTGTTTTGAATCGCAGTAACTATGGCAACAAAAAGGTATTTCAGTGTTGACGTTACACAAAGCAGAAAACATTCATTCGTTCATTTACAGTACATTCAATAATATTTTAGTTATCAGGAATTGATGCACACAGCTGTCTAACTAAATGATTAGGTTGTTCTCATTGGTGTGATGAAATTATTGgaataaagatttcagcattTTGACATTATTTAATCAGTAAAACAACCAACACAGTATTCTACAATAATACATTATCCAAACTGCAGCCCAAAATCAAATTATCCCATCATAATGTTTAGAtatctttatttgctttttaaaaCAATGTACTGTACACGTCATGGCAACTGCACATCCATATCATTGACAAAACTTAGACACCGTCATTAAATAAGTTGAAGACCCTTTGACAAAGGGTCAATTTTAAGGGTACGTTCAGCATAGAAGTCtttctatataaataaattatttgtcAAGAGAATATTTTATTGCAGTGAACTTGTGTGATTGAACCCTGATAAGTAAAAGCAAAATTCCAGTTCAGAACACATCACAAGTGATCTATTATATACAGGCACTTCTTTCATTACCAGTAGTCTTATCTaagctggggaaaaaaatctgcatttaggCAAAGAAGGCATTATTTGGTAAAGTGCAAATTATTCTAGGGAAAATATCAAGAGCAGATGGCAAATCTTTAAGCACATGCACTCAAAATCAAACGGTAAAAGTTGCATCAATTTTGGCACATGTAGATATGGAGAGTTGAAGTGGAATGTGCCTTGGAAGCTATCAGCATCCAAAAAACCTGGAAGGGGTCAAAAATGAAAACTAAATAAGAATATCTAAGAAGTAAGATTCAAAAGTTCAAAATGTATAAAAGCAACCTACTAGGGGGGACTAAAGGACACTAgaatgtgtgcatgtttgtgtattTTAGGAACACTTCACTCCGACTGAGGGACAGAAATCGACGGCCCTTTGGGGTCATCGAATCGATCCATGGTGTTTAGCTGCATTATCATGTGCAGACCGTACACAAAAATTAGCAGCATAAGTAATGAGGTGAGCAGGCCCATCCAAATCCCTGGAGTGAAGAAGCCTGCACAGTCACTGGCATAGGAGAAGTTTGTTCCATTGGCCAAACCAAAGCCCTGaatctaaaacaaaaaaatatatatacatttgtGAAATACTTCATGACTAAATCAAAACAGTCTTGCTATAGTGGTGACAGTCTGTGTGACGTGAGTACCTGGAAGTCGATAAAATTGAGCCTAAACTGGGGTGAGGTTTGGTTGGAGCTGTTTGGAACCAACAGGGCATTTTGGAAGCTGCTGACAGAATTGCAGTGGAAGGAATACTCGGCAGGGGCGTAGATACTGCGCctcccagtgaaagaagcagTTAGACCATTCATCTGGAGCTGCACAGAATCCAGGGTGAACCAGTTTCGTGCAGACACTGGATAGAGCCGCTGACTCATTGTGAAACTACAGTTCAAGAAAACAAGGGCATTGGGTATGTTAGTGAAAACATATCAGAATAACAGAGCAGCATTCATTTCTACGAATGAGAAAAATAGTGCCAGCATATATGAACAAGAGTTGAACTTTTAACAGCTTAACTTCtgatgtatgtatatgtatgcatATGTATGGCCCATGGCTGAAAGAACAACAGAGAAAAAATTAGCTATTGGTTGGTTTGAGATTGGCCTAAGCAGAGGGAATGTCAGCATTTTATTTCACAAAGGTGTACTATTACAGTACAACTCTTATTACTAGTACAACTCCTCTGGGACTACTGTAGACCTGGGCCAACTCAGTTACATGTCACTACTGCTCATCAAAACAGCAGAAACAATTAGAAGGCAAACAGTTGTTTAGATTTAACACTCAAAAAGGTTAGAGAATTAAGAATCATCTTCAATAATGGGGGCCACACAAATCCATGAGCctttttaataaaacatttcaactGTTCCTTTACAGAAGTAATTTATTGCCTTACCTTAGTGTGTAACCCGATGCATAATTGAGCACAAGCCTAAGTGAGAAAACGCAATACATTGAAATGACTTCTTTCAATTACATTAAAGTGAAGTTCTCTTGTATAATGGTGGATATTTTCTATGAAATTATAAAAGGTCATCTTACACCGAGTTAGTGGTGTTACACATGGATCCAGTCAAGGATGGGGTTTCTGTGGCGAGGTCAACCCATTCTGAAGTCCTTGAGAGGCTGACATTGAGATTTTGCACCCATAGCATTATGCAAGGACTACCTGTTTGATTAAACATGATGGGTGGCTTTACATCAGTTACAGCTGCTTGTAGTAAGGACCGGCCCACTTGCTGGTTTGATACAGACTTTTCAGAAATGACCTGCAAAAGGAATACAAGTGCTCAATTATTTCTGGCCAAATATTCAGACTGTTTTATTTTAACTAAGTATACCCTCTTTCAGTACTTAAGTTTTACATATCAGTTTCcacaaaataagaaaacacaTCTGGTCCTTGCCTGGtcttaaaattaggtaaataaAACCTAATATAAACAACACCACATTAGATATTCTTCCATGTCATAATTCAATTAACAAAAACCAAGTAAAATGTAGAAGCCATGTATTCTATTTGTGCTGTGATCTACTTTAACATAGCAACTGAGGCATGTTGAGTCTGAGATATAGTTATTGTCCAtttgttttttcagtgtttgtcAACACTGCATGGTTGCACATTGGCCTGGACTTGCTGGGACGTTCACTCCAAGGAAGATTAGCAACtgccttgaatgttttccacttgtaacAAATTTTTCTCACTGTTGAATGATGGAgtccaaatattttttttaatggctcTATAACCCCTCCAAGATTGATGATCAaaaacaattgcttctctaagatcattgctggtgTTTTTTCTCCTTGGCACTGTTTTAACACACACCTAAATGCTCCAAACCCAAAACTGCTTTTTATAGAGGTGGTCACAGTTGTAAATCGATTAGGAGTGCCTGGCTCCTTCTCATCCTCCTAGTTTCTATGGACACTGTAGAAAAGCTTCTACATTTCagctatgattttttttctagaCAAATAATGACTCAGGTCATGTGTTGTCATTTATCTGAAGTTGAATAAATTTTAAGACTAGGTAAGGATCAGATTAGTTTTTAATCATGTCTGTTAGTTATAACTTTGTAATTTATAAGAGTGTTTACTTCTTCTTTCACAAGACCGTTTTATATAAGGACAATAATGAAATTTTACTCTTGCAGGCTGGAGTCCTGTGTATATGGCAGTGTGGGGAAGATCTTTTGCTTTCATGAAACTTAGAATTTTTCCAATCATTTCATCTGTGGACAACAAGATGTATTCAAGTTAAATACTACACATCAAAAACTGTTTCAACACTAGACAGCTGATTACAACTAAATATTGGCCCAAAATTATTCAAATAATTTGAACTGTTAAAACATACCATTGTCACGTAGGACTTCCTTGCACAACTTGTGCATACtgttaaacaattaaaaaaagggaaaggaTAAATTTGTCAAcatcttcatttcaaaatacaATATAGATTACCTACAATATTTCAGGAAAACAAAAAGTCTCACTCGCTACAGTAAGGTAGATTGATGAGCAACAGATTGCTGACAGATGTGTTGATGCTCAAGTGTGAGAGAGTGTCTGCATCCACAAGCAGAGGCGGAACACCAAGCGTCTTGTGCAGCAGAGTGGGGATGGCAGAGAGGCCTGCCCACTCCAAGGCAGGAAGTGTCACTGATGAAGAAGAGGACTGGAGTGCAGCCTGAAAAGGAATGAGAggaaagaaatatttttttaccAATCTTCATTTTGTACTAACAATCATCAACTAAATTAAACGTTAATCAACAATTATTGATTTATCCTAAACCTACCTCTAGGTTTTTAAAGGCACTTTCCTGCTTGTTTCCAAACACTCCACCAAAAACCGTGAAGTCATCTTTGCTCAACTGAACACAAATAGAAGGCAGTAATATATTTTGGTTTTGGAAAACACAAGATTATCAAAATAGGTACAACAAAAATCAACTCTATTAACCAGCCACAAAAAAAGATCATTCAGCACAAACAAACGACCTTCACAGTGTGCTAACCGGGAACTGTGAAACGGGAAGTGACCCCATTGTCACACCAGATTGAGAAGACTGTTAAGTGTCACATGAGTATGCATTGCTGTAGCTACTATGCATGATTCCCCTTTGTTACTCCGTTTTATGCAACTTGTAATACGCAGCAGGGATCTGTTTTTTATGTAGCAGACACCGACCTTGTCCTGCAAAAACATAAGCACAGTGTGGGAGCCAGAGCCAAAGACAGAGGTGAGGTAGGCAGCCAACTCGTCATTGGATGTTATGTGACCAGCTGCAGGTGGGGCCACCACTGGTAaacttaaaaaggaaaaaaaaaaaaagaaagataaatacAATTAGTAtttgtatttacatttacatttacatttacaaataGTATCAACACAGATCTCAAAACACTTCATGCAATAATTGCATCAGTTCCATAGTGCAACACATGTCATGTTTTCCTGTTAAGGATGGCCATCACTCACTCAAAACAGAATTGAAGTAAGACTTAGAATAACCTAAAAATAACATATCTGAATAGTTCACTTCAACACACAACTGTTAGATATACACCTTTTATCTTGACACAGTACAACCCTAAAACACCTACTGGTATTTCACTTCCTCCGTTTCTCATACTATATGTGCCTCCCCGTTTTACTGTGAATAAATGAACCCtttcccctctctgcaaatgtTGTTGCCGTTTTTACACGCAAAAAATATACATATGTTAGCCATGCTAAGTTAGTAGAAACGCGACTAGCTCTaaatgttagcattagcattccGGGCAGACTTTATTGTTAAGGGGAGTGTTAACAGATAAATATATAATTGAAATGAAATATTTACCCATCACTGGCCCACATAAGAAATGGCACTTGTGCAGTAGCGCTCGCTGAAGGTAAACgggagaggaaaaagaaaagaaaaaccacTAGTCGCCCTCCACTACAGAACTTCGATCCTGCCATTTTAGTTGAGCTTTTCCGTACTGCTCAGCTCACGTGACTCCAACCAGCTGACAGTCATGTGCAACGCTACAGCACTTCCTGCTTCTTTCATTCAACTGCCCATCGCCTAACTGCCTTTTAATCCAGCTTTGctccccttttctttttcctgtcgCACTAAGAGCTCAGGAGTGAATGAACTGTTCGAAATATTGGGACATAGACCACTGTCACGACAAGCCTTTCTGCCGTGAGACTATCTACATCATCACATTGTTCAGCCAAGCATGTCTCGTTGCAGCCGAACATTTGATATACTATACATCGACTTCCAATGATGCCTTTAACATACACCGAGTTGTGTTGTGTATTTTAGTAACGGCCTTTCTCAAAGTCTGGGGGTACACTTGGCAACTGTCCAAGGTTCTGACATAGGCCtactcattttatttttatttatcggCATTTCACCACGTGTCATTATGGCCCGTTATTCTACCATTGCACTTTCATTGGAAACcctaaagaaaaatatgtaagTCAAAATGTTCACCGTATTTACAAGGGTTGCGTGCTTTCAGTTCAATGAAAGCAACTCCCATCCCCATCCGCACAGCTGTGGCGGCGGATGGATACCACTGCCCGCATCCACGCAATGCTGCGCCTTCAACTGGGAAGGAAAGACAGATAAGAAAATAGAGACCACACACTTGGTAAGCTGCAAAATTTCCAAACAATTGTTAAAACCCCTGGCCTAGCTGTCAAACGaaactgtgtgtttgtatgaAAAAGCGCATCTTAAAGCGAACTCAAAGCGGTGTTTTCTCAAAGAGACAATGTTTCAGTTTGAAGCCATTGTGTTGTAAAGtggggagagagagaaggaggatGCGCACTATTTCCCGACGCGCAACGACATTATTCTAGAGTGCTACACTATCAGGGCCATCTTTGGTCGTTCTCGCCGGTGACAGTGTGGACGATATATTCCATTGGTCATTAACGCTCGATGATTAATGAATAATATTTTACTCTGAAGAGCCGTTTTAAAGCAGTTGGCCTAAGAAAGGCTATCCCCCTGCGTTTGGACCATTTGCATTATTTCCTTAAGTAACCTTCAATTCTCAAGGCAAAAGGATACGGGAGAGACGGTGATACAACATGGATGAGGAATATGATGTGATCGTTTTGGGCACTGGACTCACAGTAAGTAGTCGAGTCGCGTTTGCTCTGTCCAAAAAACAGAGCAGACTGATTGTGGAAAACAATCCAGTTGGCAGATCCACTATCGTCTCTCTGAGCGTATGAGTGAAAGCCTCTTGCATCTGTTGTGCTGTGACATTAGAAAAAATGATGGAAGATGCGCTTTAGAAATGTCGAGAAAACGTTGCAGCTGAAGCTCTCTTTATACACAAGAGGGAGATAATTCTCCAGGAGTTGtggtttatttgaatttttgtttcttgttttttttttcttccagttttTTCCCACTTCTCAGTCTCACCGTCGACTTGGTGTAGTGTTACACCCTGTA
This window contains:
- the LOC142390009 gene encoding V-type proton ATPase subunit S1-like — translated: MAGSKFCSGGRLVVFLFFFLSRLPSASATAQVPFLMWASDGLPVVAPPAAGHITSNDELAAYLTSVFGSGSHTVLMFLQDKLSKDDFTVFGGVFGNKQESAFKNLEAALQSSSSSVTLPALEWAGLSAIPTLLHKTLGVPPLLVDADTLSHLSINTSVSNLLLINLPYCSDMHKLCKEVLRDNDEMIGKILSFMKAKDLPHTAIYTGLQPARVISEKSVSNQQVGRSLLQAAVTDVKPPIMFNQTGSPCIMLWVQNLNVSLSRTSEWVDLATETPSLTGSMCNTTNSVLVLNYASGYTLSFTMSQRLYPVSARNWFTLDSVQLQMNGLTASFTGRRSIYAPAEYSFHCNSVSSFQNALLVPNSSNQTSPQFRLNFIDFQIQGFGLANGTNFSYASDCAGFFTPGIWMGLLTSLLMLLIFVYGLHMIMQLNTMDRFDDPKGPSISVPQSE